From Draconibacterium halophilum, one genomic window encodes:
- a CDS encoding BlaI/MecI/CopY family transcriptional regulator, which translates to MKKLTKKEEELMKILWNLEKAFVKDIVELYPDPKPHYNTISSLVRLLQDKGVIGFKQYGNTYQYFPLISKEEYRRSFMNQVVSDYFDNSYKSAVAFFVKEKNLSEDEIDELVNLIKHKK; encoded by the coding sequence ATGAAAAAACTAACAAAAAAGGAAGAGGAGTTGATGAAGATCCTCTGGAATCTGGAAAAAGCATTTGTAAAAGATATTGTTGAGTTATATCCCGATCCGAAACCACATTACAACACCATTTCATCGTTGGTGCGTTTGTTGCAAGACAAAGGTGTTATCGGTTTTAAACAATACGGCAACACCTACCAGTATTTTCCGCTTATTTCGAAAGAAGAGTACCGCCGTTCGTTTATGAACCAGGTGGTAAGCGACTATTTCGATAACTCATACAAAAGTGCAGTAGCCTTTTTTGTAAAGGAGAAAAACCTGTCGGAAGACGAGATCGACGAACTGGTTAACCTTATTAAACACAAAAAGTAA
- a CDS encoding outer membrane beta-barrel family protein, with product MKYLKNVILIVLIIVGVKSYASVEDPVKEDDPSDDGKGRITGMIVDKKSEAPMEFANIAVYNETDSTLVTGGITNDKGVFEIENLDYGNYYLVANFIGFDEKNVVDIKLERANRVHDIGEINLAPSTVAIGEVNVVADKAAVEYKLDKKVVNVSQVISAIGGTAVDVLENTPSVQVDIEGNVSLRGSGNFTVLIDGRPSVLSGSDALRQIPSSAIENIEIITNPSAKYEPDGAAGIINLVMKKNSMNGLNGIVNASVGTGEKYRGDFMLNYRFEKLNLFFGADWSDEINNGNMALERETFYNDTTEFLEMGGDRKWIRGGHRFKGGADFYLGNATTLTLSGETGTSERGSEGGGRTENYTVPASELIRSISEETSERNNDFYTLNMNFQHKFDDKGHRLEATAFYSDETGTDNEIEAEILADENFNPGEEYLSNVSTLETEDEQDLRLKLDYTYPFSEDGRFEAGYQGRLESEIESLEFRDFDQASGSWIINDEYSSTTDFQRDIHAVYSTYSNKIGEFAYMAGLRGELTAREIQNTSADNVSSLNRFDLFPTAHFSYPVAKTADATASYSRRINRPSGRDLDPTPNYYNRYTIRFGNPDLEPEYTNSYELGVMKRFGETRSFISADLFRRVTNNKIDRFQELGDDGITYLYTDNFDKDYSTGLEVTGNLSYKKWLIVNASVNVYDYKITGELNGESIDRQSTNWGGRMNTTFKFSENSRFQLNAFFRGPSTSAQGESAAMFFTNISYRQEFMNKKLSATVSVRDPLGTAGFERTSYGDNFESWFRFEREPRVVMLTLSYKINNFKEDNGNRGGGDGGMDMGGGEF from the coding sequence ATGAAGTACTTGAAGAACGTAATATTAATAGTCCTCATAATTGTGGGGGTAAAATCTTATGCATCAGTTGAAGATCCTGTAAAAGAGGATGACCCAAGCGATGACGGAAAGGGAAGGATCACTGGAATGATCGTTGATAAAAAGTCGGAAGCTCCAATGGAATTTGCCAATATCGCCGTTTATAATGAGACCGATTCTACTCTTGTTACCGGTGGAATAACCAATGATAAAGGTGTTTTTGAAATAGAGAATCTGGATTACGGTAATTATTACCTGGTGGCAAACTTCATCGGTTTTGATGAGAAAAATGTTGTAGACATTAAGCTAGAACGTGCCAACCGTGTTCACGATATTGGCGAGATCAATCTTGCACCTTCAACCGTTGCAATCGGCGAGGTTAATGTGGTAGCTGATAAAGCTGCAGTGGAATATAAGCTCGACAAGAAAGTAGTAAATGTAAGCCAGGTAATTAGTGCTATTGGTGGAACAGCAGTTGATGTTCTGGAAAATACACCTTCAGTTCAAGTTGATATTGAAGGAAATGTATCGTTGCGCGGATCGGGAAATTTTACCGTTCTTATTGATGGAAGGCCAAGTGTTTTAAGCGGTAGCGATGCATTGCGTCAAATTCCTTCTTCAGCAATCGAAAACATTGAAATTATTACTAACCCATCGGCAAAATATGAACCCGATGGTGCAGCAGGTATAATTAACCTGGTAATGAAAAAGAACTCGATGAACGGATTGAACGGCATTGTAAACGCCAGTGTTGGAACAGGTGAAAAGTACCGTGGCGATTTTATGCTGAACTACCGTTTTGAAAAACTGAACCTGTTTTTTGGTGCCGACTGGAGCGATGAGATTAATAATGGGAATATGGCTTTGGAACGCGAAACGTTTTATAACGATACAACTGAATTTTTGGAAATGGGTGGTGATCGTAAGTGGATTCGTGGAGGTCATCGTTTTAAAGGTGGAGCCGATTTTTATTTGGGCAACGCGACAACATTAACACTCTCGGGAGAAACCGGAACATCGGAACGAGGCAGTGAAGGTGGTGGCCGGACAGAGAATTATACAGTGCCGGCTTCGGAACTCATTCGTTCAATCAGTGAAGAAACATCGGAACGCAACAACGACTTTTACACGCTCAATATGAATTTTCAGCATAAGTTTGATGATAAAGGACACCGGCTTGAAGCCACGGCTTTCTATTCAGATGAAACGGGAACCGACAATGAAATTGAAGCAGAAATACTGGCCGACGAGAATTTTAATCCCGGCGAAGAGTATTTGTCAAATGTCTCAACACTGGAAACAGAAGACGAGCAAGATCTGCGTTTAAAACTTGATTATACCTATCCGTTTAGTGAAGATGGCCGATTTGAAGCCGGTTACCAGGGACGATTGGAAAGTGAAATTGAATCACTTGAATTTCGTGATTTCGACCAGGCAAGTGGCTCGTGGATTATTAATGATGAATATTCAAGTACTACCGATTTTCAGCGCGATATACACGCCGTTTATTCTACTTATAGTAATAAAATTGGTGAATTCGCGTACATGGCCGGTTTGCGCGGAGAGTTAACTGCACGCGAGATACAAAATACCAGCGCCGATAATGTTTCGTCGTTAAATCGTTTCGACTTATTCCCAACAGCCCACTTTTCGTACCCGGTTGCAAAAACCGCAGACGCAACAGCAAGTTACAGCCGAAGAATTAATCGCCCGAGTGGCCGCGATCTTGATCCTACTCCCAATTATTACAACCGCTATACCATTCGTTTTGGTAACCCCGATTTGGAACCAGAATACACCAATTCGTATGAGTTAGGTGTAATGAAACGGTTTGGAGAAACACGGTCGTTTATTTCAGCCGATTTGTTTCGTAGGGTAACCAACAATAAAATAGACCGCTTTCAGGAACTTGGAGATGATGGTATTACTTATTTGTACACCGACAATTTTGATAAAGATTATTCAACCGGTCTTGAAGTTACCGGAAACCTGAGTTATAAGAAGTGGTTAATCGTAAACGCAAGTGTAAATGTTTACGATTATAAAATTACCGGTGAGCTAAATGGCGAATCCATCGACAGGCAAAGTACCAACTGGGGCGGACGAATGAATACAACTTTCAAGTTTTCAGAAAATTCACGTTTTCAGCTAAATGCTTTTTTTAGAGGACCATCAACGTCTGCACAGGGTGAAAGTGCTGCCATGTTCTTTACGAATATCTCGTATCGCCAGGAGTTTATGAATAAAAAACTTTCGGCAACAGTTAGCGTTCGCGATCCGTTAGGAACAGCTGGTTTTGAACGGACAAGTTATGGCGACAACTTTGAAAGCTGGTTTCGTTTTGAGCGTGAACCACGTGTAGTAATGCTTACCTTGAGTTACAAGATTAACAACTTTAAAGAAGATAATGGAAACCGTGGCGGTGGCGACGGCGGAATGGATATGGGTGGTGGAGAATTCTAA
- a CDS encoding carboxypeptidase-like regulatory domain-containing protein, with protein sequence MEDILLYIGKAAMALGAFYMAYLALFQHQKHFLFNRIYLPVSFLISFLIPLVTFTKVNYIKEIPAAAANSFAFLPEATTAPQTQFTLEWYHYLLAIYALGIVVFFCHLLIGHLRAMKIIRFSRLKELFGAEVNLTGKDVHPFSFFSRIVLSEKTLKNPNLKMIIDHEMIHVRERHTLDILFAEFLFLLQWFNPFAWLVRDAMRNNLEYLTDDQVAQKHNAEAYQLAMVGLAHKKGVAPFLNALNGSQLKNRIIMMKKKTENRYSLLKQLVVLPLLAILIMGLSNKEVRTEVLQESNIDVEQSRETVLVKHLVTFSGVVVNEDGTVLHGVNIYNSKGELVDETNSDGKFRFSPEANENTFLVTKDGYGSVQITNDTGKSKEQLFLQLDRIEKSSEETVVSGKITNNKGEPLSAVAVLIEGTTTGTISDFSGNYEIKVANKDAVLVFNMLGYEFRKVPASKEKINVVLTKSDIESQQSPNGVVVKPEHTVTGKITNEDGDGIPAAMVLVKGTTVGTVSDFSGNYKIETDEKNTLVFKMIGYAAKEVAIDGKSEIYVQLRADGSGKKDEVKVIGYGVQNKDNLPKIDIEKLGFETTSGEAPLYFVDGKEMGNVANISAEDIESISVLKDESATSLYGDKGKNGVIIITTKNAVKKEISDALVIVDGIPYGGDIDDIDPETIESVEVLKNENATKRYGPKAKDGAVVIRLKGSAGLDGKSPLMFLDGEKYTGDMDDIDPGNIQSINVLKDASAIETFGEEGKDGVILIRTKLSDIASIMDLRKFIAQKIKYPKELVEANATGVSKIYVKVNSSGSIISADEKVIKGATPVDEVIVVAYKQNEANDTTVLDAQNKFNREVKRVILQLPKLNIPEFMDKTIVFNVKFMLQEK encoded by the coding sequence ATGGAAGATATTTTGCTATATATCGGAAAAGCGGCAATGGCCCTGGGAGCTTTTTATATGGCTTACCTGGCCTTGTTCCAGCACCAGAAACATTTCCTTTTTAACCGGATTTATTTACCCGTTTCGTTTTTGATCAGTTTTTTAATTCCACTGGTAACATTTACCAAAGTGAATTACATTAAGGAAATTCCGGCAGCGGCAGCAAACAGTTTTGCCTTCCTGCCTGAAGCAACTACAGCTCCCCAAACGCAATTTACTTTGGAGTGGTATCATTATTTACTGGCGATTTATGCACTAGGAATAGTAGTATTTTTCTGCCATTTGTTGATCGGACACCTCAGAGCCATGAAGATTATCCGTTTTAGCCGACTAAAAGAATTGTTCGGGGCCGAAGTAAATCTAACCGGAAAGGATGTTCACCCGTTCTCGTTCTTCTCAAGAATTGTGTTGTCGGAAAAAACGTTGAAAAATCCAAATCTGAAAATGATCATCGATCACGAAATGATTCACGTAAGGGAACGTCATACTCTCGATATTCTTTTTGCCGAATTCTTGTTCCTACTTCAATGGTTTAACCCTTTTGCATGGTTGGTGAGAGATGCCATGAGAAATAATCTGGAGTACCTGACCGATGATCAGGTAGCCCAAAAACATAATGCCGAAGCTTATCAATTGGCCATGGTAGGTTTAGCGCATAAAAAAGGAGTGGCTCCCTTTTTGAATGCGCTTAACGGCTCACAACTAAAAAACCGTATTATTATGATGAAAAAGAAAACAGAAAACCGTTACAGCCTGCTGAAACAGCTGGTTGTGCTCCCCCTGCTGGCCATTTTGATTATGGGTTTGTCGAACAAAGAAGTACGAACCGAAGTGTTACAGGAATCGAATATTGACGTAGAACAATCAAGAGAAACAGTGCTTGTAAAGCATTTGGTTACATTTAGTGGCGTTGTTGTGAACGAAGATGGAACCGTGTTGCATGGGGTAAATATTTATAATAGCAAAGGCGAGTTGGTTGATGAAACTAATTCGGATGGAAAGTTCAGGTTTTCACCGGAAGCTAATGAAAACACCTTTTTGGTAACAAAGGATGGCTATGGTTCTGTTCAAATAACAAACGACACTGGGAAATCGAAGGAACAATTATTTCTTCAATTAGATAGAATTGAAAAATCGTCTGAAGAAACGGTTGTAAGTGGTAAAATCACCAACAACAAGGGTGAACCTCTTTCGGCAGTGGCAGTGTTGATCGAAGGAACTACTACCGGCACCATTTCAGACTTTTCGGGCAACTACGAGATAAAAGTAGCCAACAAAGATGCTGTGCTTGTTTTTAATATGCTGGGTTACGAGTTCCGGAAAGTTCCGGCCAGCAAAGAGAAAATCAATGTGGTGTTGACTAAAAGTGATATCGAATCGCAACAATCGCCCAACGGGGTTGTGGTTAAACCGGAACACACCGTTACCGGAAAGATTACCAACGAAGACGGTGATGGTATTCCAGCCGCAATGGTTCTGGTAAAAGGAACCACAGTTGGTACTGTTTCTGATTTCTCAGGCAACTATAAAATTGAAACCGACGAAAAAAATACACTGGTTTTTAAAATGATTGGCTACGCCGCGAAGGAAGTTGCAATTGATGGAAAATCAGAGATTTATGTACAACTTAGAGCCGATGGTAGTGGAAAAAAGGATGAAGTGAAAGTGATTGGTTATGGGGTGCAAAACAAGGACAATTTGCCAAAGATCGATATTGAGAAGCTGGGCTTTGAGACCACTTCGGGAGAAGCTCCCCTCTATTTTGTTGATGGCAAGGAAATGGGCAATGTGGCGAATATTTCCGCTGAAGATATTGAATCCATTTCTGTTTTGAAAGACGAATCAGCCACCAGTTTGTATGGCGATAAAGGTAAAAACGGGGTAATTATTATAACAACCAAGAATGCTGTTAAAAAAGAAATAAGCGACGCTTTGGTAATTGTTGACGGCATACCCTACGGCGGAGATATAGATGATATCGATCCGGAAACCATCGAATCAGTAGAAGTACTGAAAAACGAAAATGCCACCAAACGGTATGGACCAAAAGCTAAAGATGGCGCTGTAGTTATCAGATTAAAAGGTTCGGCCGGTTTGGATGGAAAGTCGCCGTTGATGTTTCTCGACGGTGAAAAATACACCGGCGATATGGATGATATTGATCCTGGAAATATTCAATCAATCAACGTTCTGAAAGATGCTTCAGCCATTGAAACTTTTGGTGAAGAAGGGAAAGATGGCGTGATACTTATTAGAACAAAATTGTCTGATATAGCTTCCATTATGGATTTGCGAAAGTTCATTGCACAAAAGATTAAATATCCAAAGGAGTTGGTCGAAGCCAATGCTACTGGTGTTAGCAAAATCTATGTCAAGGTGAATAGCAGTGGGAGCATTATCTCTGCTGATGAAAAAGTTATTAAAGGAGCAACACCAGTTGACGAGGTGATTGTTGTAGCTTATAAACAAAATGAAGCGAATGATACAACAGTTTTGGACGCACAAAATAAATTCAACCGCGAAGTAAAAAGGGTAATTCTCCAACTACCAAAATTGAATATTCCAGAGTTTATGGATAAAACGATCGTTTTTAATGTAAAATTCATGCTGCAAGAAAAGTAA